A single window of Aspergillus flavus chromosome 4, complete sequence DNA harbors:
- a CDS encoding putative centrin-binding protein Sfi1 (unnamed protein product): MPPVPPQRRHLSYEDPSLSDEDVGLLYQVITRAERDPEVERLPYRVLFKAYDEVIAEHGVDPDPRYACLRFLLKMGSKNILGDSLFEKFENLLERMGIVIEIGEDDYEGNDTYADSVPSTDGRLKAKVDRDTAYGESTTQPTPRRRASFNSMYDVGDDPTQRSFANRPSSRSSLSRLPIDKPEFPSTRPSPKRALAKQADSTDRTQLIAQFLDVGRRLMNKMDLLDRDTDGRNNGDHVSNGVHARYAVDRDRSKRMAKASRSRTRHSLSSEGSDGDAESSSVSAEGDDSVEKPEVPLELLYRPSLSDLLRDASTFNMYRQRAINRRLLTQWLKKAIQTRQSHQHMEVVAINRDRGTLLRQAFETWHSIIQTQRRAAQTDRFFKHLEERASRARDLYLVTKAFTHWAQVASEEVARTSAARRHVLSVKYFNAWREITAVNELKAQRFALRRPFNIWKRKVHHIKDSEKEVTVAHDKRLIHGMYWRWFWSFCERRAPQWYDYCLKRRSLLYWLRKFRTNRERNHEIEVKNKHLALSAAWQMWSQRSKAIATGNKEAAVKQRQHLLHKTLGEWKIQSHLAPPASRVSGMVDRRILQTAYVQWVKRIRMLQHAREMNRLRILRNSWTTWNDLLRCQALSARIEERLKIETMYKWILAERFSLMQRIRDQRITREVFSRFVTNVRRTYTRLLDHAEVHEDRRNEELLKAKLICWRDQFALQRHREFVAFEFYAPRLLQESLIAWRSKSQHVAKLEGWANNAQFYFTAIKTLNKWHAATLESAKRRRQAAYAKTRRKLKMNLAANALENWRARAHDVFDMDQQALQFSRRKSLSIASELLHRWHEQTAKRNQDNHEAEVYHSRRVAYDQLIRLAEALLECHRLNQQADSMYRVHVLGQANVCLRRLSLRIFQIRSTNETAEAMKERNLRRHSRSIFRHWLEKLRLNVEARDSPRPLVTPARNFDGPSGNFRTSRSIFDPWSQTETPFKSNDLIADAQNVSTTPVTTPNYLTSPSKRAVRARALAQASTTPATPLYTPFASRLLRAGTTAPRSGSNPRTRNGRGSALATSVRFVDEEPESPTNARRSANRRI; the protein is encoded by the exons ATGCCTCCCGTACCCCCTCAGCGTAGACATTTGTCCTATGAAGACCCGTCGCTTTCAGACGAAG ATGTCGGCCTTCTCTATCAAGTCATCACCCGCGCTGAGCGAGACCCAGAGGTGGAGCGCCTTCCATACAGAGTGTTATTCAAAGCGTATGATGAAGTCATCGCAGAACATGGCGTCGATCCAGATCCACGCTATGCCTGCTTGCGCTTCTTACTCAAGATGGGAAGCAAGAATATCTTAGGAGATTCCCTCTTTGAGAAATTCGAGAACCTACTTGAACGGATGGGAATAGTCATTGAGAttggtgaagatgattaTGAAGGCAATGACACTTATGCGGACAGTGTACCTTCAACAGATGGTCGGCTCAAAGCAAAGGTCGATCGCGACACCGCTTATGGAGAAAGCACTACACAGCCCACCCCGAGGAGGCGAGCATCGTTCAATTCCATGTATGATGTTGGTGATGACCCTACACAAAGGAGCTTCGCCAATCGCCCAAGTTCGCGCTCTTCCTTATCCCGTCTGCCAATCGACAAACCCGAATTCCCTAGTACCAGGCCATCACCAAAACGGGCGCTCGCTAAGCAGGCTGATTCGACTGACAGAACTCAGCTGATTGCGCAGTTCTTGGATGTTGGACGCCGCCTTATGAATAAAATGGATCTCTTGGATAGGGATACGGATGGACGAAATAACGGAGATCATGTCTCTAATGGAGTACATGCCAGGTATGCGGTTGATCGAGATCGCTCAAAGAGGATGGCCAAAGCCTCCCGGTCGCGCACACGGCACTCATTAAGCTCAGAAGGCTCTGACGGAGATGCAGAGAGTTCATCGGTATCCGCTGAAGGTGACGACTCTGTAGAAAAGCCCGAAGTTCCACTGGAATTGCTGTATAGACCATCGCTCTCCGATTTGCTGCGTGATGCGTCAACATTTAACATGTATCGTCAACGTGCTATTAACCGGCGGTTGCTTACGCAATGGTTAAAGAAAGCCATCCAAACTCGACAAAGTCATCAGCATATGGAAGTTGTCGCCATCAATCGCGATAGAGGCACGCTTCTTCGTCAAGCCTTCGAGACGTGGCACTCGATCATTCAAACGCAACGACGAGCAGCACAAACCGACCGCTTTTTTAAGCATCTAGAGGAGCGCGCTTCACGGGCCCGCGATCTCTACCTCGTAACCAAAGCTTTCACCCACTGGGCGCAGGTCGCTTCGGAAGAAGTAGCAAGGACTTCTGCGGCGCGAAGACATGTGCTAAGTGTCAAATACTTCAACGCGTGGCGCGAAATAACAGCCGTTAACGAGTTGAAGGCCCAAAGATTCGCGTTACGGCGACCATTCAAtatctggaagaggaaggtccATCATATAAAGGATTCCGAGAAAGAGGTGACTGTTGCCCACGACAAGAGACTTATACACGGCATGTATTGGAGATGGTTCTGGTCTTTCTGCGAACGGCGTGCTCCTCAATGGTATGACTATTGCCTCAAAAGGCGGTCACTGTTGTACTGGCTGCGGAAATTTCGTACAAACAGAGAACGCAACCATGAGATAGAAGTCAAGAACAAACATCTGGCTCTTAGTGCAGCGTGGCAAATGTGGTCTCAAAGGTCCAAAGCGATCGCTACCGGCAATAAAGAGGCAGCAGTCAAGCAGCGTCAACACCTTCTGCACAAAACTCTTGGAGAATGGAAAATCCAATCCCATCTTGCTCCTCCCGCGTCTCGTGTGTCTGGCATGGTTGATCGACGAATCCTCCAAACCGCATATGTTCAGTGGGTAAAGCGGATTCGAATGCTGCAGCACGCGAGAGAAATGAATCGTTTGAGAATCCTACGTAACTCGTGGACAACTTGGAATGACCTGCTTCGCTGTCAGGCCCTCAGTGCGCGGATCGAAGAACGTCTGAAAATCGAAACGATGTATAAATGGATATTGGCGGAAAGATTCTCTCTTATGCAGCGGATTCGAGATCAACGAATCACGCGCGAGGTGTTTTCTAGATTCGTAACGAATGTCCGTCGAACCTACACTCGTTTACTTGACCATGCCGAAGTACACGAGGACCGTCGGAATGAAGAGCTGCTAAAGGCCAAGCTAATCTGCTGGCGTGACCAGTTCGCACTTCAGCGTCACCGAGAATTCGTTGCCTTTGAATTCTATGCACCACGACTACTTCAAGAGTCGCTGATAGCTTGGCGATCGAAATCACAACATGTGGCCAAACTCGAAGGATGGGCTAATAATGCACAGTTCTACTTTACAGCAATCAAGACACTAAACAAGTGGCATGCAGCGACATTGGAATCCGCTAAGCGGCGCCGCCAGGCAGCTTACGCGAAGACACGAAGAAAGCTCAAGATGAACCTTGCTGCAAACGCTCTCGAAAACTGGCGTGCGAGGGCCCATGATGTATTCGACATGGATCAGCAGGCCTTGCAATTTAGTCGAAGAAAATCACTGAGCATTGCGTCTGAACTCCTGCATCGATGGCATGAGCAAACTGCAAAGCGAAATCAAGATAACCACGAAGCTGAAGTCTATCATTCGCGGAGAGTCGCTTACGACCAATTGATACGTTTGGCAGAGGCCTTGCTGGAATGCCACCGTTTAAATCAGCAAGCAGACAGTATGTATCGCGTACATGTCTTGGGACAGGCGAACGTTTGCCTGCGCAGGCTTAGTCTCCGTATTTTCCAAATCAGAAGCACCAATGAGACAGCAGAAGCTATGAAAGAGAGGAACTTGAGACGGCATTCAAGAAGTATATTCCGCCACTGGTTGGAGAAATTGAGATTGAACGTTGAGGCTCGGGATTCTCCGAGGCCGCTTGTTACACCTGCACGAAATTTCGACGGCCCAAGTGGGAATTTTAGGACAAGTCGATCTATATTCGATCCTTGGTCTCAAACTGAGACGCCTTTCAAATCCAACGACCTTATTGCGGATGCCCAGAATGTCTCGACAACTCCAGTGACCACCCCTAACTACCTGACCTCGCCATCCAAGCGGGCCGTACGGGCAAGGGCACTCGCACAGGCCTCTACGACTCCTGCAACACCGTTATACACGCCGTTCGCCAGTCGACTCCTGCGTGCAGGAACTACGGCACCGAGATCTGGCTCCAACCCACGAACCCGTAACGGCCGGGGCAGTGCTCTGGCCACGAGCGTTCGGTTCGTAGACGAGGAGCCAGAATCACCTACGAATGCTAGAAGGTCGGCTAATCGACGGATCTAG
- a CDS encoding WD repeat protein, which produces MRAVLPGRPRAKLQSFSTALWDGLRVVVRETAIQSLNRVMRRSSSANTWSVVYISGHALVILGGPYTLLQTIYVDDTESLEAVTIDEASGKIAVCGGPDIFIYQPYGIKHETLKWSLVQTFRYENDDETIRTLSWGSPDELLLGNSHLTLWFLNDVPRPVWKQKLANPVKFAQFSPDSTLLITTGYYDRLVKVWRRLSFGADDVRFEVSYLPHPAIVTGVHWRKPFHKEQSIDNVLYTLCADNQIRIWAMMEHHSPTVLQLWTQIDMGASVQPRHTADQRDMSRRYGFVIDSRDFCVATEQAVQRSAGSKGNHALEHIIEVANKSPEICVVIDGQGHMSAWALEDVGSKSKSDLNAFNILHVEGLNFAFMRGLAADEDYAQICAFQSTHSGDSLSILVHHFDGRIEWYDSQVDTLFDPSPRKDRIALKASWTGHNGPVKKIVRNAIGDTLVSRTDDNKAMVWKQKRRNSGSMLIRKSSLYSDEHIHRTCVVENGDFLVNLHHNGISVWDLRSFHARKIAASTFQLSSKPLCVLPIPTTEKGMVYIATIGADRNGIAWEIRLPTATKQANGAHSSQCCLQKFCTFNLGLEEDMSYILPVDPAGPKAEMSGFFDIFSPDIALSYTRTGIVHTWAAKVDREKSRVEWLLTSTVETGIANPSLASGSSIRKAALVDEDRSHLTIWDTNGAQLEYEEHFGQKDIIRDLDWTSTPDMQSILAVGFPHKVILLSQLRYDYLDARPSWTQVREIWIRDLTPHPIGDSCWLNNGHLVIGAGNQLFVYDNEIDANDRLVSQLRIPSRRHGFVDLFEVVSRLNGPLPVFHPQFLAQCILSGKSNLAHSILIRLHRKLKFYTEGDDLDGFLDMSLEDFYLEHDTSQKASSKELHSAYEDLSLEDEPSVMDENTAIVLNENLARVALPQLSSQEQFRLADTIECVATVEKHRRSMDDNAARYLLFFRQHMLRRTQGVANKDTVSWREIVWAFHSGSQDILLDLVSRQFGGKMVWKAARESGLFMWLSNTTAIRAQLEVVARNEYTKTEEKNPIDCSLYYFALGKKNILQGLWRMAHWNREQGATQRLLANNFQEPRWKTTALKNAYALLGKRRFEYAAAFFLLADHLRDAAMVCINQVGDLQLAIAIVRAYEGDDGPVLKEILEERVLPEAASDGNRWMASWAFWMLGRRDMAVRSLISPVETLIPSTPASPGSPGMIPLHAKSYLSNDPALVVLYKQLREKTLQTLKGASKVSGPAEWGFVIRNARLYDRMGCDLLALNLVRYWEFLAEPPPAKGVREISFDLQQNGVDYRKMLRRRSSLVVADMPIKTGVPPSSKAPDAPKKPQPPPTMIHEPDPNSLLDSFGF; this is translated from the exons ATGCGAGCGGTACTGCCGGGGAGGCCCCGAGCGAAGCTCCAGTCTTTCAGCACTGCGCTGTGGGATGGTCTCCGTGTCGTCGTAAGGGAAACCGCAATTCAGTCCTTGAATAGAGTCATGCGAAGGTCAAGCTCTGCTAACACTTGGTCCGTT GTTTACATCTCCGGCCATGCGCTGGTTATCCTCGGCGGTCCCTACACGCTCCTACAAACCATCTACGTCGACGATACCGAATCCCTAGAAGCCGTGACGATTGATGAAGCCTCTGGCAAAATTGCTGTGTGTGGCGGTCCggatatttttatttaccAGCCGTACGGCATCAAGCATGAAACCTTAAAA TGGTCCCTTGTTCAGACATTTCGTTACGAGAACGACGATGAGACAATCCGGACCCTGTCATGGGGCTCCCCCGACGAGCTGCTCCTAGGGAATTCTCACCTCACGCTGTGGTTTTTGAACGATGTGCCGCGTCCAGTGTGGAAGCAAAAGCTTGCAAACCCTGTCAAATTTGCGCAGTTCTCTCCCGACTCAACTTTGCTGATTACGACTGGATATTACGACCGCCTAGTCAAAGTATGGCGACGGCTGTCGTTTGGCGCGGACGATGTTCGATTCGAGGTATCATACCTTCCACATCCTGCAATCGTCACAGGCGTCCACTGGCGTAAGCCATTTCATAAGGAGCAATCTATCGATAATGTCCTGTACACCCTATGCGCCGACAACCAGATCAGGATCTGGGCAATGATGGAACATCACTCTCCAACCGTTCTACAACTATGGACACAAATCGACATGGGCGCTTCTGTCCAACCAAGACATACGGCGGATCAGAGGGATATGTCTCGGCGATATGGCTTCGTCATTGATAGCAGAGACTTCTGTGTGGCTACCGAACAGGCAGTGCAAAGGTCTGCAGGGAGCAAGGGAAACCACGCTTTAGAGCATATAATCGAGGTCGCTAACAAAAGTCCCGAGATTTGCGTTGTGATAGATGGCCAAGGCCACATGTCGGCCTGGGCGCTCGAGGATGTTGGCTCCAAATCCAAGTCTGACCTGAATGccttcaacatcctccatGTTGAAGGCCTGAATTTTGCATTCATGCGGGGACTAGCTGCAGATGAAGACTATGCCCAGATTTGTGCATTTCAAAGCACACATTCAGGTGACTCGCTCTCCATTCTTGTGCACCATTTTGATGGCCGTATCGAATGGTATGATTCTCAAGTTGATACATTATTCGATCCAAGCCCTCGCAAAGACCGGATTGCCCTGAAAGCATCCTGGACAGGACACAATGGCCCAGTTAAGAAGATTGTCCGCAATGCGATCGGCGATACTCTTGTTTCACGTACAGATGATAACAAGGCAATGGTTTGGAAACAGAAACGAAGGAATAGCGGGTCGATGCTTATCCGCAAAAGCTCCCTATACTCAGATGAACACATTCATCGCACATGTGTGGTTGAGAATGGAGATTTCCTTGTAAATCTCCATCATAATGGGATATCTGTCTGGGATCTGCGCTCTTTTCATGCCAGAAAGATTGCTGCGTCGACCTTCCAGCTATCGAGTAAACCACTTTGTGTTCTCCCGATCCCCACGACGGAAAAGGGAATGGTGTACATAGCAACAATCGGGGCTGATAGGAACGGAATAGCTTGGGAGATCCGGCTCCCAACTGCGACAAAGCAAGCGAATGGAGCGCATAGTTCCCAATGCTGCTTACAGAAGTTTTGTACTTTCAATTTGGGCCTTGAAGAGGATATGTCATACATCTTGCCTGTTGACCCTGCAGGCCCTAAAGCTGAAATGTCTGGATTCTTCGATATATTCTCACCCGACATAGCGTTATCTTATACTCGGACGGGTATTGTCCATACCTGGGCTGCTAAGGTCGACAGAGAAAAAAGTCGGGTAGAATGGCTATTGACATCAACAGTTGAAACGGGAATTGCAAACCCATCCCTTGCCAGTGGAAGCTCCATCAGAAAAGCAGCTCTTGTGGACGAGGACCGTAGCCATTTAACAATCTGGGATACGAATGGCGCGCAATTGGAGTATGAGGAGCACTTTGGCCagaaggatatcatccgtGACCTGGACTGGACTTCCACACCAGATATGCAATCCATTCTTGCGGTTGGGTTTCCCCACAAAGTCATCTTGCTATCTCAGCTTCGTTATGACTACCTTGATGCTCGTCCTTCCTGGACCCAAGTCAGAGAGATCTGGATTCGGGACCTTACACCTCATCCTATTGGAGATTCCTGTTGGCTTAACAATGGCCACCTTGTGATCGGAGCGGGAAACCAACTTTTTGTGTACGACAACGAGATCGATGCCAACGATCGTCTAGTTTCACAACTTCGTATTCCATCGCGTCGCCACGGTTTCGTAGACCTATTCGAGGTTGTCAGCCGGTTGAATGGCCCATTGCCTGTGTTCCACCCCCAATTCTTGGCGCAGTGTATCCTAAGTGGCAAGAGTAATTTGGCACATTCCATTTTGATAAGGTTGCACCGGAAGCTCAAGTTCTATACTGAAGGCGATGACCTTGACGGTTTCTTGGACATGTCCCTGGAAGATTTCTATTTGGAACACGAT ACCTCACAGAAAGCGTCGTCTAAGGAACTACATTCTGCGTACGAAGATCTTTCGCTAGAGGATGAACCATCTGTCATGGACGAAAACACTGCTATTGTGCTCAATGAAAATTTAGCTAGAGTTGCTTTGCCACAACTTTCCAGTCAAGAGCAATTCCGCCTGGCTGATACTATCGAATGCGTTGCCACTGTCGAAAAGCATCGGCGCTCAATGGATGACAACGCTGCCCGCTATCTGCTGTTCTTCCGGCAGCATATGCTGCGAAGAACGCAAGGCGTCGCCAACAAAGATACAGTCTCCTGGAGAGAGATCGTCTGGGCTTTTCATAGTGGTAGCCAGGATATTCTTCTAGACCTTGTGTCGAGACAATTCGGCGGTAAGATGGTATGGAAGGCGGCCAGGGAGAGCGGCTTGTTCATGTGGCTATCGAATACCACGGCTATT CGAGCTCAACTGGAAGTCGTTGCCCGGAATGAGTACActaaaacagaagaaaagaatccaATTGACTGTTCACTCTATTACTTTGCTCTCGGGAAGAAGAACATTCTCCAGGGTCTCTGGCGCATGGCCCATTGGAATCGTGAGCAAGGTGCGACTCAGCGATTACTTGCGAATAACTTCCAAGAGCCTCGTTGGAAAACAACCGCTTTGAAAAATGCATACGCCTTGCTTGGGAAGCGCAGATTTG AGTATGCGGCggcctttttccttcttgcggATCACTTGCGCGATGCTGCTATGGTCTGTATCAATCAAGTCGGTGATCTCCAGCTCGCAATTGCCATTGTACGCGCCTACGAAGGGGATGACGGACCGGTGTTGAAGGAAATTCTGGAAGAGAGGGTTTTACCCGAAGCTGCCTCTGATGGAAACCGATGGATGGCTTCCTGGGCTTTCTGGATGTTGGGCCGTCGTGATATGGCTGTACGCTCGCTCATT TCCCCAGTTGAAACACTCATTCCTTCCACACCTGCTTCTCCAGGAAGCCCTGGGATGATCCCGCTACATGCCAAATCGTACTTATCGAACGATCCTGCTTTGGTAGTCCTATACAAACAGCTTCGTGAGAAAACATTGCAGACCTTGAAGGGTGCATCTAAAGTCTCTGGCCCAGCAGAATGGGGCTTTGTCATACGCAATGCGCGCCTCTATGATCGAATGGGTTGTGACCTTCTCGCTTTGAACCTGGTGCGTTATTGGGAGTTCTTGGCCGAGCCTCCACCCGCCAAGGGAGTGAGGGAAATATCATTTGACCTGCAGCAAAATGGTGTTGATTACCGGAAGATGCTTCGACGACGAAGCAGTCTCGTGGTAGCAGACATGCCAATCAAGACCGGCGTGCCACCGTCTTCGAAGGCGCCCGATGCGCCGAAGAAACCACAGCCACCCCCGACCATGATCCACGAGCCTGACCCCAATTCGCTACTCGACAGTTTTGGGTTCTAG